The Pseudomonas extremaustralis genome contains a region encoding:
- a CDS encoding YVTN family beta-propeller repeat protein — protein MRRTLLSCALLLAAGHAVASTAWVSNEKDNTLSLIDMQTLQVTDTLKVGQRPRGLLLSHDKKLLYICASDSDRVQVMDVATRKIIKELPSGKDPEQFALHPNDRWLYVSNEDDALVTVIDTETSKVLGQINVGVEPEGMAVSPDGKWAVNTSETTNMLHWIDTSTQTLVDSTLVDQRPRFVEFNHDGSQLWASAEIGGTVTILDVASRAILKTLTFKIKGVHPDKVQPVGIKLSADGKYGFVALGPANHVAVIDAKTFEILDYLLVGRRVWQLAFSPDEKQLLATNGVSGDVSVIDVDSLKVIKSVKVGRYPWGVVVTP, from the coding sequence ATGCGCCGCACCCTGCTCTCATGCGCCCTGCTGCTTGCCGCCGGGCACGCCGTGGCCAGCACCGCCTGGGTCTCCAACGAGAAAGACAACACCTTGAGCCTGATCGACATGCAGACCCTGCAAGTCACCGACACCCTCAAGGTCGGCCAGCGCCCACGCGGACTGCTGCTGTCCCATGACAAAAAGCTGCTGTACATCTGCGCCAGCGACTCGGACCGCGTGCAAGTGATGGACGTGGCCACGCGCAAGATCATCAAGGAACTGCCCTCCGGCAAAGACCCCGAGCAGTTCGCCCTGCACCCCAATGACCGCTGGCTGTATGTGTCCAACGAAGACGATGCGCTGGTCACGGTGATCGACACTGAGACCTCTAAAGTGCTCGGCCAGATCAACGTCGGCGTCGAGCCCGAAGGCATGGCCGTGAGCCCGGACGGCAAGTGGGCGGTGAATACCAGCGAAACCACGAACATGCTGCACTGGATCGACACCAGCACCCAGACCCTGGTGGACAGCACCCTGGTGGACCAGCGTCCGCGTTTCGTCGAGTTCAACCACGATGGCTCACAGTTGTGGGCCTCGGCGGAGATCGGCGGCACCGTGACCATCCTCGACGTGGCCAGCCGCGCGATCCTCAAGACCCTGACCTTCAAGATCAAGGGCGTGCACCCGGACAAGGTGCAACCGGTGGGGATCAAGCTCAGCGCCGACGGCAAGTACGGCTTCGTCGCCCTCGGCCCGGCCAACCATGTGGCGGTGATCGACGCCAAGACCTTCGAGATCCTCGACTACCTGCTGGTGGGCCGCCGGGTGTGGCAGCTGGCATTCAGCCCGGACGAGAAACAGTTGCTGGCCACCAATGGCGTCAGCGGCGATGTGTCGGTGATCGATGTGGACAGCCTCAAGGTGATCAAGTCGGTAAAAGTCGGGCGCTACCCATGGGGCGTGGTGGTCACGCCATGA
- a CDS encoding ABC transporter substrate-binding protein has protein sequence MRQLAPYAVIYLLAIACAAGLATATQAAEAPLAVQIGYLGYRPDPGPLLSNVIPEPTDAGQRGAELAIIDSNSTGAFLNQRYSLTTATADSPDALLAAAQAQHAQGLRLFVVNAPAASLRQLSAALPDSLLFNAGSPDDSLRSTDCLGNVLHTLPSRAMLADALAQFLVVRKWQKALLIVGPTDDDQAYAAALRRAAKRFGVQLVAEKAWRFDNDQRRTAQADMPLFTQTAEYDVVLVADERGDFGEYVPYQTWYPRPVAGTQGLTPTGWHKTVETYGAAQLQKRFEALAGRWMNDRDFAAWMAVRSVASAVSKLRQVDPMTIRQLEISEQLPLDGFKGRKLSYRPWNGQLRQPIPIVQPRALVTTSPQDGFLHPFNEMDSLGYDKPEVTCRFP, from the coding sequence ATGCGCCAGCTCGCCCCCTACGCCGTGATCTACCTGCTGGCGATCGCTTGCGCCGCCGGGCTGGCCACCGCCACCCAGGCCGCCGAGGCACCGCTGGCGGTGCAGATCGGCTACCTGGGCTACCGGCCCGATCCGGGACCGTTGCTGTCGAATGTGATTCCCGAACCGACCGACGCCGGGCAACGCGGCGCCGAACTGGCGATCATCGACAGCAACAGCACCGGCGCGTTTCTCAACCAGCGCTACAGCCTGACCACCGCCACGGCGGACAGCCCCGACGCCCTCCTCGCCGCCGCCCAGGCCCAGCACGCCCAGGGCCTGCGCCTGTTCGTGGTCAACGCCCCCGCCGCCAGCCTGCGCCAACTCAGCGCGGCGCTGCCCGACAGCCTGCTGTTCAACGCCGGCAGCCCCGATGACAGCCTGCGCAGCACCGACTGCCTGGGCAACGTGCTGCACACCCTGCCGAGCCGCGCCATGCTCGCCGATGCACTGGCGCAGTTCCTGGTAGTGCGCAAATGGCAGAAGGCGCTGCTGATCGTCGGCCCCACCGACGACGACCAAGCCTACGCCGCTGCCCTGCGCCGCGCCGCCAAGCGCTTCGGCGTGCAACTGGTGGCGGAGAAAGCCTGGCGCTTCGACAACGACCAACGCCGCACCGCCCAGGCGGACATGCCGCTGTTCACCCAGACCGCCGAATACGATGTGGTGCTGGTGGCCGACGAGCGCGGTGACTTCGGCGAATACGTGCCCTACCAGACCTGGTACCCGCGCCCCGTCGCCGGCACCCAGGGCCTGACGCCCACTGGCTGGCACAAGACCGTCGAGACCTACGGCGCCGCCCAATTGCAAAAACGCTTCGAGGCCCTGGCCGGGCGCTGGATGAACGACCGCGACTTCGCCGCGTGGATGGCCGTGCGCAGCGTCGCCAGTGCGGTGAGCAAACTGCGCCAGGTCGACCCCATGACCATCCGCCAACTGGAAATCAGCGAGCAATTGCCCCTGGACGGTTTCAAGGGCCGCAAGCTCAGCTACCGCCCCTGGAACGGCCAACTGCGCCAACCGATCCCCATCGTGCAACCCCGCGCCCTGGTCACCACCTCGCCCCAGGACGGTTTCCTGCACCCTTTCAACGAAATGGACAGCCTGGGCTACGACAAGCCCGAGGTGACCTGCCGCTTTCCCTGA
- a CDS encoding HAMP domain-containing sensor histidine kinase, which translates to MSALWRINLWVCGFFALVASACTALLLHQALADVERELQSAEAVVHYLSETAERDPASLQPRLTASLRHVRVHWLGPGETLNASLPDGLDAWLGRLLFAEARRSAQVLDLPDGRRVSIAVDPRDELDEVWDSLQQLLSLCALALALSLLTIRWAVRRGMGVLDELLRALQQVCAGQLNVRLRSAGSPEARQLALHFNRMTGALEQARTDNTQLTQTLMAVQEQERNHLAQTLHDDLGQYLAGIRAQACLLRLVTDQPQLLTRTVAQLEDHCDHLQQGFRALVHDLYPVALQHLPMAEAFAMLVTQWQASHGIDCRLRVSADLPTLSGASKTHLYRLLQEALTNIVRHADASQVHVRLQHYGSRLRLWVRDNGRGAPAPQRPGVGLYSMYERARCLGGELKILSHPGAGWALALNMPLEA; encoded by the coding sequence ATGTCGGCCCTGTGGCGCATCAACCTGTGGGTGTGCGGTTTCTTCGCCTTGGTCGCCAGTGCCTGCACCGCTCTGTTGCTGCACCAGGCCCTGGCGGATGTGGAGCGCGAGCTGCAATCGGCCGAGGCGGTGGTGCATTACCTGAGCGAAACCGCCGAGCGCGACCCCGCCAGCCTGCAACCGCGCCTCACCGCGAGCCTGCGCCATGTGCGCGTGCATTGGCTGGGTCCTGGCGAAACCCTCAACGCATCGCTGCCGGACGGCCTGGATGCCTGGCTCGGCCGCCTATTGTTTGCCGAGGCGCGACGCAGTGCCCAGGTGCTGGACCTGCCGGATGGCCGCCGCGTGTCCATCGCCGTCGACCCTCGGGATGAACTCGACGAAGTCTGGGACTCCCTGCAACAACTGTTGAGCCTGTGCGCCCTGGCCCTGGCCCTGAGCCTGCTGACCATTCGCTGGGCGGTGCGCCGTGGCATGGGCGTACTCGATGAACTGCTGCGCGCCTTGCAGCAAGTGTGCGCCGGCCAGCTCAATGTGCGCCTGCGCAGCGCCGGTTCGCCGGAGGCGCGGCAACTGGCGCTGCATTTCAACCGCATGACCGGCGCCCTGGAGCAGGCGCGCACCGACAACACCCAATTGACCCAGACCCTGATGGCGGTGCAGGAGCAGGAGCGCAACCACCTGGCCCAGACCCTGCACGACGACCTCGGCCAATACCTGGCCGGCATCCGCGCCCAGGCCTGCCTGTTGCGGCTGGTCACCGACCAGCCGCAGTTGCTGACGCGCACGGTGGCGCAACTGGAAGATCACTGCGACCACTTGCAGCAAGGCTTTCGCGCGCTGGTCCATGACCTGTACCCGGTGGCCCTGCAACACCTACCGATGGCCGAGGCGTTCGCGATGCTGGTGACCCAGTGGCAGGCCAGCCATGGCATCGATTGCCGCTTGCGGGTCAGCGCCGATCTGCCGACGCTGTCCGGGGCCAGCAAGACCCATCTGTATCGCCTGCTGCAAGAAGCCCTGACCAATATCGTGCGGCATGCCGATGCCAGCCAGGTGCACGTGCGCCTGCAACATTACGGTTCACGCCTGCGCCTGTGGGTGCGCGACAACGGACGCGGGGCGCCCGCGCCGCAGCGTCCCGGCGTGGGCCTGTATTCGATGTATGAACGCGCGCGCTGCCTGGGCGGCGAACTGAAAATCCTCAGCCACCCCGGCGCCGGTTGGGCGCTGGCGTTGAACATGCCATTGGAGGCCTGA
- a CDS encoding response regulator transcription factor produces the protein MNILLVDDHAVVRQGYASLLRALLPAIEVREAASGEEALSRVQEAVPNLVIMDFGLPGISGLETTRRLRQRLPQLRVLFFSMHDELPLVRQALDAGASGYLTKSSAPEVLIEAVRRILDGHAYIEQALATELAYTPSDQRLQGMTPRELEIFLMLARGTPTRAIADQLNISSKTVSNHLTLLKSKLQVSSHAELVHLGIDLGVVRVAG, from the coding sequence ATGAATATCTTGTTGGTGGATGACCACGCGGTGGTGCGCCAGGGCTATGCCAGCCTCTTGCGGGCGTTGTTGCCGGCCATCGAAGTGCGCGAGGCGGCCAGCGGCGAAGAAGCCCTCAGCCGCGTGCAGGAAGCGGTGCCGAACCTGGTGATCATGGACTTCGGCCTGCCCGGCATCAGCGGCCTGGAAACCACCCGCCGCCTGCGCCAGCGCCTGCCCCAACTGCGCGTGCTGTTCTTCAGCATGCACGACGAGCTGCCGCTGGTGCGCCAGGCCCTGGATGCGGGCGCCTCGGGCTACCTGACCAAAAGCTCGGCGCCTGAAGTGTTGATCGAAGCGGTGCGACGTATCCTCGACGGCCACGCCTATATCGAACAGGCCCTGGCCACCGAACTGGCCTACACCCCCAGCGATCAACGCTTGCAAGGCATGACGCCACGGGAGCTGGAGATTTTCCTGATGCTGGCCAGGGGCACCCCGACCCGGGCGATTGCCGACCAGCTCAATATCAGCAGCAAGACCGTGTCCAACCACCTGACCTTGCTCAAGAGCAAATTGCAGGTCAGCTCCCATGCCGAACTGGTACACCTGGGGATCGACCTGGGCGTGGTGCGCGTGGCCGGCTGA
- a CDS encoding pentapeptide repeat-containing protein, with protein sequence MNYLPFLLLLALPLAHADDGDDQPLIIHGCTLAPHSQCPGANLKGANLSNQDLSHMNLAGADLRDADLRHANLDLANLEKAQLQGANLTRASLQQSNLRLADFTGATLMAIQGWGLFAQGAQFENANLGGAYLQFARLSGAKMHKVNLRAADLEMTWLSKADLQGADLSDANLQEAKFGESNLENASLSGSRQHYANFQDANMEGCNGCPTTWNR encoded by the coding sequence ATGAACTACCTACCCTTCCTGCTACTCCTGGCCTTGCCGCTGGCCCACGCCGACGACGGCGACGACCAACCCCTGATCATCCACGGCTGCACCCTCGCCCCCCACAGCCAATGTCCCGGTGCCAACCTCAAGGGTGCCAACCTGAGCAACCAGGACCTGAGCCACATGAACCTGGCCGGCGCCGACCTGCGCGATGCGGACTTGCGCCACGCCAACCTCGACCTGGCCAACCTGGAGAAAGCTCAGTTGCAGGGCGCCAACCTGACCCGCGCCAGCCTGCAACAAAGCAACCTGCGCCTGGCCGATTTCACCGGTGCGACGCTGATGGCGATCCAGGGCTGGGGGCTGTTCGCCCAGGGCGCGCAATTCGAAAACGCCAACCTCGGCGGCGCCTACCTGCAATTCGCCCGGCTCTCGGGGGCGAAAATGCACAAGGTCAACCTGCGGGCCGCAGACCTGGAAATGACCTGGCTGAGCAAGGCCGACCTGCAAGGGGCGGACCTGAGCGATGCGAATCTGCAGGAAGCCAAGTTCGGCGAAAGCAACCTGGAAAACGCCAGCCTCAGCGGCAGCCGCCAGCACTATGCGAACTTCCAGGACGCCAACATGGAAGGCTGCAACGGCTGCCCCACCACCTGGAACCGTTAA
- the exaA gene encoding quinoprotein ethanol dehydrogenase yields the protein MTIRSLPALSPLSLALQACLLVGGLSLSAASQAAAEPVAKQTRNVTWEDIANDHLTTKDVLQYGMGTNAQRWSPLAQVNDKNVFKLTPAWSYSFGDEKQRGQESQAIVSDGVVYVTGSYSRVFALDAKTGKRLWTYNHRLPDNIRPCCDVVNRGAAIFGDKIYFGTLDARLIALDKNTGKVVWNKKFGDHAAGYTMTGAPVLIKDKVTGKVLLIHGSSGDEFGVVGQLFARDPDTGEEVWMRPFVEGHMGRLNGKDSTPTGDVKAPSWPDDPTTETGKVEAWSHGGGAPWQSASFDAETNTIIVGAGNPGPWNTWARTAKDGNPHDFDSLYTSGQVGVDPSTGEVKWFYQHTPNDAWDFSGNNELVLFDYKDKDGKVIKATGHADRNGFFYVVDRNNGKLQNAFPFVDNITWASHIDLKTGRPVENEGQRPAKPLPGETKGKPVEVSPPFLGGKNWNPMAYSQDTGLFYIPGNQWKEEYWTEEVNYKKGSAYLGMGFRIKRMYEDHVGTLRAMNPTTGKVVWEHKEHLPLWAGVLATKGNLVFTGTGDGFFKAFDAKTGKELWKFQTGSGIVSPPITWEQDGEQYIGVTVGYGGAVPLWGGDMAELTKPVAQGGSFWVFKIPSWDNKTAQK from the coding sequence ATGACAATAAGATCGCTACCCGCCCTCTCACCTTTAAGTCTTGCCCTGCAAGCCTGCCTGCTGGTGGGCGGCCTGTCCCTCAGCGCCGCGAGCCAAGCCGCCGCCGAACCGGTGGCCAAGCAAACCCGCAACGTCACCTGGGAAGACATCGCCAACGATCACCTGACCACCAAGGACGTGCTGCAATACGGCATGGGCACCAACGCCCAGCGCTGGAGCCCGCTGGCCCAGGTCAACGACAAGAACGTATTCAAGCTCACCCCGGCCTGGTCCTACTCGTTCGGCGACGAGAAACAGCGCGGCCAGGAATCCCAGGCCATCGTCAGCGACGGCGTGGTCTACGTCACCGGTTCCTACTCCCGGGTATTCGCCCTCGACGCCAAGACCGGCAAGCGCCTGTGGACCTACAACCACCGCCTGCCCGACAACATTCGCCCGTGCTGCGACGTGGTCAACCGCGGGGCGGCGATCTTCGGCGACAAGATCTACTTCGGCACCCTCGACGCGCGCCTGATCGCCCTCGACAAAAACACCGGCAAAGTGGTGTGGAACAAGAAATTCGGCGACCACGCCGCCGGCTACACCATGACCGGCGCCCCGGTGCTGATCAAAGACAAAGTGACCGGCAAGGTGCTGCTGATCCACGGCAGCTCCGGCGATGAATTCGGCGTGGTCGGCCAGTTGTTCGCACGGGACCCGGACACCGGCGAAGAAGTGTGGATGCGCCCGTTCGTGGAAGGCCACATGGGCCGCCTCAACGGCAAGGACAGCACGCCGACCGGCGACGTCAAAGCGCCGTCCTGGCCGGATGACCCGACCACCGAAACCGGCAAGGTCGAAGCCTGGAGCCACGGCGGCGGCGCCCCTTGGCAGAGCGCGAGCTTCGATGCCGAGACCAACACCATCATCGTCGGCGCCGGCAACCCCGGCCCGTGGAACACCTGGGCGCGCACCGCCAAGGACGGCAACCCCCACGACTTCGACAGCCTCTACACCTCCGGCCAGGTCGGCGTCGACCCGAGCACCGGCGAAGTGAAATGGTTCTACCAGCACACCCCGAACGATGCCTGGGACTTCTCCGGCAACAACGAACTGGTGCTGTTCGACTACAAGGACAAGGACGGCAAAGTAATCAAGGCCACCGGCCACGCCGACCGCAACGGCTTCTTCTACGTGGTCGATCGCAACAACGGCAAGCTGCAGAACGCCTTCCCGTTCGTCGACAACATCACCTGGGCCAGCCACATCGACTTGAAGACCGGTCGCCCGGTAGAAAACGAAGGTCAGCGTCCGGCCAAGCCGTTGCCGGGCGAAACCAAGGGCAAGCCGGTGGAAGTCTCGCCGCCGTTCCTCGGCGGCAAGAACTGGAACCCCATGGCCTACAGCCAGGACACAGGCCTGTTCTACATCCCTGGCAACCAGTGGAAAGAGGAATACTGGACCGAAGAGGTCAACTACAAGAAAGGCTCGGCTTACTTGGGCATGGGCTTTCGCATCAAGCGCATGTACGAGGACCACGTCGGCACCCTGCGGGCGATGAACCCGACCACCGGCAAGGTGGTGTGGGAGCACAAGGAACACCTGCCGCTGTGGGCCGGCGTGCTGGCGACCAAGGGCAACCTGGTGTTCACCGGCACCGGCGACGGCTTCTTCAAGGCCTTCGACGCGAAAACCGGCAAGGAGCTGTGGAAGTTCCAGACCGGCAGCGGCATCGTCTCGCCGCCGATCACCTGGGAACAGGATGGCGAGCAGTACATCGGCGTGACCGTCGGCTACGGCGGCGCGGTGCCGTTGTGGGGCGGCGACATGGCCGAGCTGACCAAGCCGGTGGCACAGGGCGGGTCGTTCTGGGTGTTCAAGATCCCGAGCTGGGATAACAAGACCGCGCAGAAATAA
- the pedF gene encoding cytochrome c-550 PedF translates to MTTKHNALLVAGLLAGLIGAGSAWAHGNVVPQPVETKGLTSIKDAGVPVNEDGWAAVNPYRTSPEHDRAVEIGSSAYNQNCAACHGLEAKSGGIAPDLRMLDVGEAGDEWFVERVRHGAVRDGRVYMPKMADYLSQEALWAVRTYLDTVHVEE, encoded by the coding sequence ATGACAACAAAACACAATGCCTTGCTCGTCGCCGGGCTGTTGGCCGGTTTGATCGGTGCAGGCTCGGCCTGGGCCCATGGCAACGTGGTTCCGCAACCGGTCGAAACCAAGGGCCTGACCTCCATCAAAGACGCCGGTGTGCCGGTCAACGAAGACGGCTGGGCGGCGGTGAACCCGTATCGCACCTCGCCGGAACATGACCGCGCCGTAGAGATCGGCTCGTCTGCCTATAACCAGAACTGCGCCGCCTGCCACGGCCTGGAAGCCAAGTCCGGCGGGATCGCCCCGGACCTGCGCATGCTGGATGTCGGCGAAGCCGGTGATGAGTGGTTCGTTGAACGTGTGCGCCACGGCGCCGTGCGCGACGGCCGCGTGTACATGCCGAAAATGGCCGACTACTTGAGCCAGGAAGCCCTGTGGGCAGTACGTACCTACCTGGACACCGTGCACGTCGAGGAGTAA
- a CDS encoding substrate-binding periplasmic protein codes for MRLFAYVLGLALLCCQTAQAQVRSYDQMIAAGEIKVAVYKDFAPYSFQDGDTPRGVDVELAQALAKAMGVQLTLIWAPAGEKLDDDLRDYIWRGSQLHNQQLADLMMRAPYDRNYAQKRNDQGELENGHVVMFGPYQNEQWQVAYDRRRLDKVASVAVFEQHPIGVEVDSVPSFYLTSVFNGMLAAKTHHYPDVPQAFAAMKAGEVDAVMAMRGEIDWQVHEAHDPQLALAENAYPNMGKQRWEIGMAVHESNRQLAYAVEEALEGLIRDGSVQGIYSHYGLQYEVPEMYQ; via the coding sequence ATGCGCCTGTTCGCTTATGTGCTCGGCCTGGCCCTGCTGTGTTGCCAGACGGCACAGGCGCAGGTGCGCAGCTATGACCAGATGATCGCCGCCGGCGAGATCAAAGTGGCGGTGTACAAGGACTTCGCGCCCTACAGCTTCCAGGACGGCGACACCCCACGGGGTGTGGACGTCGAGCTGGCCCAGGCGCTGGCCAAAGCGATGGGTGTGCAGCTGACCCTGATCTGGGCGCCGGCCGGGGAAAAACTCGACGACGACCTGCGCGACTACATCTGGCGCGGCAGCCAGTTGCATAACCAGCAACTGGCCGACCTGATGATGCGCGCGCCCTACGACCGCAATTACGCGCAAAAGCGTAACGACCAGGGCGAGCTGGAAAACGGCCACGTGGTGATGTTCGGGCCGTACCAGAACGAACAATGGCAAGTGGCCTACGACCGCCGGCGCCTGGACAAAGTCGCCAGTGTCGCGGTGTTCGAGCAGCACCCGATCGGCGTCGAAGTCGACAGCGTGCCCTCGTTCTACCTGACCTCGGTGTTCAACGGCATGCTCGCCGCCAAGACCCATCACTACCCCGATGTGCCCCAGGCCTTTGCGGCGATGAAAGCCGGCGAAGTCGATGCGGTCATGGCTATGCGTGGCGAGATCGACTGGCAGGTGCATGAAGCCCACGACCCGCAACTGGCCCTGGCCGAGAACGCCTACCCGAACATGGGCAAACAGCGCTGGGAGATCGGCATGGCGGTGCACGAAAGCAATCGCCAGCTGGCCTATGCAGTGGAGGAGGCGCTGGAAGGCCTGATCCGCGACGGCTCGGTGCAAGGCATCTATAGCCATTACGGCCTGCAATACGAAGTGCCCGAAATGTACCAATAG
- a CDS encoding quinoprotein dehydrogenase-associated SoxYZ-like carrier, whose amino-acid sequence MNVRLSCVLACLLPWAAHAADVDPGKDPVPSVMWAFYHKQLLADAPFVFDERVKLLAPPFAEDARQVPLEIDARAFNGHVVKILAWAELNPLPKIVDFQPKAGVLPWLSLRIRIEQATPLRAAVLTDDGLWHVGSTLIDAAGGGCTAPSVVRTQPGWEEHIGEVLGGRYPRGEFSRVRVQVAHPMDNGMVSGIPEFYINHAQLRGSDDRVLAELALFPAVSENPNLAFDIEAPGPTRLVLRDNSGNEFDAAIP is encoded by the coding sequence CTGAACGTGCGACTGAGCTGCGTGCTGGCCTGCCTGTTGCCGTGGGCGGCCCATGCCGCCGACGTCGACCCCGGCAAGGACCCGGTGCCCTCGGTGATGTGGGCCTTCTACCACAAGCAGTTGCTGGCCGACGCGCCGTTCGTGTTCGACGAGCGGGTCAAGCTGCTGGCGCCGCCGTTCGCCGAGGATGCGCGCCAGGTACCGTTGGAAATCGACGCCCGGGCGTTCAACGGCCATGTGGTGAAAATCCTCGCCTGGGCCGAGCTCAACCCCCTGCCGAAAATCGTCGACTTCCAACCCAAGGCCGGGGTGCTGCCGTGGCTATCGCTGCGCATTCGCATCGAACAGGCCACGCCGTTGCGCGCCGCGGTGCTCACCGATGACGGCCTGTGGCACGTCGGTTCGACCCTGATCGACGCAGCCGGCGGCGGCTGCACCGCGCCCAGCGTGGTGCGCACCCAGCCGGGTTGGGAGGAGCACATCGGCGAGGTGCTCGGCGGACGCTACCCGCGCGGCGAATTCAGCCGCGTGCGCGTGCAGGTGGCGCACCCGATGGACAACGGCATGGTCAGCGGCATCCCCGAGTTCTACATCAACCACGCGCAACTGCGTGGCAGCGACGACCGGGTGCTGGCCGAGCTGGCGCTGTTCCCGGCGGTCAGCGAAAACCCCAACCTGGCCTTCGACATCGAAGCGCCGGGGCCGACCCGCCTGGTGCTGCGCGACAACAGCGGCAATGAATTCGACGCAGCCATTCCCTGA
- a CDS encoding quinoprotein relay system zinc metallohydrolase 1 — MRWILLLCLSLSLPALADLDYALKPRLIAEDTWLLEGSTDNFAKSNGGNIVNTAFIVTDAGVVVIDTGPSRRYGEAMRQAIAQVTAKPVIQVLLTHHHPDHALGNQAFKDVPIGALADTTRLLHEQGDGMAENLYRMVGDWMRGTEVVLPTQVLEPGVMHFGRHDLRLLALTGHTGADLAILDQSTGVLFAGDLVFYQRALTTPNSPGLAVWQADLDTLQALPWTLIVPGHGPVASDAQPFEQMRDYLGWLDQLLRDGAAHGTDMAEMIRSPIPERFATINLSRYELIRSVSHLYPRYEREQMQRVDSTR, encoded by the coding sequence ATGCGCTGGATTCTATTGCTGTGCCTGAGCCTGAGCCTGCCGGCCCTGGCCGACCTCGACTACGCCCTCAAGCCGCGCCTGATCGCTGAGGACACCTGGCTGCTCGAAGGCAGCACCGACAACTTCGCCAAGTCCAACGGCGGCAACATCGTCAATACCGCGTTCATCGTCACCGATGCCGGCGTGGTGGTGATCGACACCGGACCCTCGCGGCGCTACGGCGAGGCCATGCGCCAGGCCATCGCCCAGGTCACCGCCAAACCGGTGATCCAGGTGCTGCTGACCCACCATCATCCCGACCACGCGCTGGGCAACCAGGCCTTCAAGGACGTGCCCATCGGCGCCCTGGCCGACACCACGCGGCTGCTGCACGAGCAGGGCGACGGCATGGCGGAAAACCTCTACCGCATGGTCGGCGACTGGATGCGCGGCACCGAGGTGGTGCTGCCGACCCAGGTGCTGGAGCCCGGCGTCATGCATTTCGGTCGCCACGATTTACGTCTGCTCGCGCTCACCGGCCACACCGGCGCCGACCTGGCGATCCTCGATCAGAGCACCGGCGTGCTGTTTGCCGGCGATCTGGTGTTCTACCAGCGAGCCCTCACCACCCCCAACAGTCCGGGGCTGGCGGTGTGGCAGGCCGACCTCGACACCCTGCAAGCCTTGCCCTGGACCTTGATCGTGCCCGGCCACGGCCCGGTGGCCAGCGATGCGCAGCCCTTCGAGCAGATGCGCGACTACCTCGGCTGGCTCGACCAGCTGCTGCGCGACGGCGCCGCCCACGGCACCGATATGGCCGAGATGATCCGCAGCCCCATCCCAGAGCGCTTCGCGACCATCAACCTGAGCCGCTATGAGCTGATCCGCAGCGTCAGCCACCTGTACCCGCGCTACGAGCGCGAACAGATGCAGCGCGTGGATTCGACCCGCTGA